The following coding sequences lie in one Silene latifolia isolate original U9 population chromosome 5, ASM4854445v1, whole genome shotgun sequence genomic window:
- the LOC141655241 gene encoding uncharacterized protein LOC141655241, which yields MGAMLAQTVDKEERVIYYISKKFLDYEIKYTPLEKTCLALVWATKKLRHYMLSYSVSVYSKMDPIKYLFEKPVLNGRISRWTFILSELDLKYGPLKVIKGRAVTDFLANNPTEETEVIDTWSFPDENEVHVENDIWDLYFDGASNYMGYGVGVLLICQQCSRLGIEELEKYFEDIRYVHLPREETQFADALSKLAALINIPDHIDSMPICVERRSSPAYVNVINDAKEGETEPWYTTIFKFKETGEYPPNLDMRGKCALRMLSAQFTKTDDGQLYKKMAQGVLLRCIDKPTAKRVMEEVHDGECGPHMNAHMLVRKIIRLGYCWTTMETYCCKYVRHCNNCQIFTNVQHVAPSMLHNMTSP from the exons AtgggggctatgttagcccaaacagttgacaaagaagaaagagttatttACTATATAAGTAAAAAGTTCTTAGACTATGAAATAAAGTACACACCTCTTGAAAAGACGTGTTTGGCCCTAGTCTGGGCAACGAAGAAATTaagacattacatgcttagctacagtGTGAGTgtctactccaaaatggatccgatcaagtacttgtttgaaaaaccagtgcTAAATGGAAGAATATCGAGATGGACCTTCATATTATCAGAGTTGGACCTCAAATATGGACCTTTGAAAGTGATCAAAGGAAGGGCGGTCACTGATTTCCTCGCCAACAATCCAACCGAAGAAACCGAAGTCatcgacacttggtcatttcccgacgaaaaCGAGGTACACGTCGAGAATGACATATGGGATttgtatttcgatggagcatcgaactatatgGGATATGGAGTGGGTGTACTTCTTATTTGCCAACAG TGCTCTAGACTTGG AATCGAAGAATTGGAAAAGTATTTCGAGGATATTCGATATGTTCACCTCCCGAGAGAGGAAACTCAGTTTGCAGATGCATTGTCCAAGTTAGCTGCTTTGATCAACATTCCTGACCACATAGACagtatgccaatatgtgtcgagcGAAGATCATCACCTGCCTATGTGAATGTAATCAATGATGCCAAGGAAGGTGAAACCGAACCGTGGTACACAACCATTTTTAAATTCAAGGAAACAGGAGAGTATCCTCCCAATCTTGACATGCGTGGAAAATGCGCTCTACGAATGTTATCCGCCCAATTCACCAAGACCGATGATGGGCAATTGTATAAGAAGATGGCTCAAGGTGTTTTGTTGCGATGCATCGATAAACCGACAGCTAAAagggttatggaagaagtccatgacggtgaATGTgggccacacatgaatgcccatatgttaGTCCGTAAGATCATAAGGCTTGGTTATTGTTGGACAACGATGGAAACATATTGTTGCAAATATGTCAGGCACTGTAACAATTGTCAAATATTCACAAATGTACAGCATGTGGCACCTTCTATGTTACACAACATGACGTCACCCTGA